In Virgibacillus sp. NKC19-16, a single genomic region encodes these proteins:
- a CDS encoding ABC transporter ATP-binding protein codes for MSKLLEVKDLNVSFNTYNGEVQAVRGVSFDLNKGETLAIVGESGSGKSVTSLSLMQLLPKPHGVIKSGEMLLEGEDLVNKSNQQMQKIRGKDLSMVFQDPMSSLNPTMKVGNQVMEGLMKHQNLSRDKAKKRALELLDLVAIPDPATRMKQYPHEFSGGMRQRVVVAIALACNPKILIADEPTTALDVTIQAQILELMKDIQKEMNSGTIFITHDLGVVANIADRVAVMYAGKIVEIGTTDDIFYNPKHPYTWGLLGSMPTLDGGEEELFAIPGTPPDMLNPPKGDAFAPRNRFAMEIDKVMEPPMFKVSDSHYAATWLLHEDAPKVEPPESVKRRMQGFTNNSSKDGEQQ; via the coding sequence ATGAGTAAATTATTGGAAGTCAAAGATTTAAATGTATCATTTAACACCTACAATGGTGAAGTACAGGCTGTACGAGGTGTTAGTTTTGATTTAAATAAAGGAGAAACGCTGGCCATTGTTGGTGAATCAGGTTCAGGGAAGTCTGTGACCTCACTTTCTTTAATGCAGCTGCTTCCCAAACCACATGGCGTCATAAAGTCAGGTGAGATGCTTCTTGAAGGAGAAGACTTAGTTAACAAGTCAAATCAGCAAATGCAAAAAATCCGTGGAAAGGACTTGTCCATGGTGTTTCAGGATCCTATGTCATCGCTAAACCCTACGATGAAGGTAGGGAACCAGGTTATGGAAGGTCTAATGAAACACCAAAACCTGAGTCGGGATAAAGCGAAAAAGCGAGCATTGGAACTTTTGGATTTAGTTGCAATTCCAGACCCAGCTACTCGTATGAAACAATATCCACACGAATTTTCAGGGGGGATGCGCCAACGTGTTGTTGTTGCTATTGCACTCGCATGTAATCCAAAGATTTTGATTGCAGATGAACCAACAACGGCACTGGATGTAACCATACAAGCGCAAATTTTAGAATTGATGAAGGATATTCAAAAAGAAATGAACAGTGGCACCATATTTATTACGCATGATTTAGGTGTAGTGGCCAATATTGCAGACAGAGTGGCTGTAATGTATGCAGGCAAAATTGTTGAAATTGGTACAACAGATGATATCTTTTATAATCCTAAACATCCGTATACATGGGGATTACTTGGGTCTATGCCTACGTTAGATGGTGGGGAGGAAGAGTTGTTTGCCATACCTGGTACACCTCCGGATATGCTAAACCCGCCAAAAGGGGACGCGTTCGCACCGAGAAACAGGTTTGCAATGGAAATTGATAAAGTAATGGAACCACCTATGTTCAAGGTGTCAGATAGTCACTATGCTGCTACGTGGTTGCTACACGAGGATGCGCCAAAGGTAGAGCCTCCTGAATCAGTGAAACGGCGTATGCAAGGATTCACGAATAATAGCTCTAAGGATGGTGAGCAGCAGTGA
- a CDS encoding IS256 family transposase, whose protein sequence is MDKPKRDSKSVDLANRIIEEYQPESVEDMQNALRDIFGPMFETVLKGEMNHHLGYESNDKDEKATENRRNGYGKKSIKTSSGEVGIKVPRDRDGSFNPELIPKRKKDVSAIENKVISMYARGMSQRDISSTIEDIYGFSVSHEMVSDITDHVLSELEEWQSRPLSSCYAFVFVDCMYTTVRNQYETKKYAVYTILGYTIEGTKEILGLWLNETESKHKWMQIFDEIKARGVEDIFFISMDGVSGLEEGARSIFPNVTVQRCMVHLIRNSVKYVPSKDYKAFTKALRKVYGAPSLKACHSAFESFQQQWASYPGAIDVWTRNFHHVEQLYDYGSAIRKVMYTTNAVESIHSSFRKVTKKGAFPNENALLKVLYLRVTELEKKWEGGYIQSWPMVMNQLLLHENLKDRVLKYLE, encoded by the coding sequence TTGGATAAGCCAAAACGAGATTCCAAGTCTGTTGATCTAGCGAACCGAATAATTGAGGAATATCAACCGGAGTCTGTAGAAGATATGCAAAATGCCCTTAGAGATATCTTCGGACCGATGTTTGAAACGGTGCTTAAGGGTGAAATGAATCACCATTTAGGTTATGAATCGAATGATAAAGATGAAAAGGCTACGGAAAACAGACGTAATGGATACGGGAAGAAATCCATAAAAACCAGTTCAGGTGAAGTAGGTATTAAGGTACCACGTGATCGTGATGGGTCTTTTAATCCTGAACTGATACCCAAACGTAAAAAGGATGTCTCTGCGATTGAGAATAAAGTGATTTCCATGTATGCCCGCGGAATGTCGCAGCGAGACATTTCTTCAACGATTGAGGATATTTACGGTTTTTCTGTCTCTCATGAAATGGTTTCTGATATTACAGATCATGTTCTTTCTGAGTTGGAAGAATGGCAATCTAGACCGTTAAGTAGTTGTTATGCATTTGTATTTGTTGATTGCATGTATACAACTGTTCGTAATCAATATGAGACGAAGAAATATGCCGTCTACACGATCTTAGGATACACCATAGAGGGTACTAAAGAAATACTTGGATTATGGTTAAATGAAACGGAAAGCAAACATAAATGGATGCAGATATTTGATGAAATCAAAGCGAGAGGTGTTGAAGACATTTTCTTTATCTCCATGGATGGTGTGAGTGGCTTAGAGGAAGGTGCACGTTCTATTTTTCCTAATGTGACCGTCCAACGTTGTATGGTTCACTTGATTCGTAACTCCGTTAAATATGTACCAAGCAAAGATTATAAAGCATTCACCAAAGCCTTAAGAAAGGTATATGGTGCACCAAGCCTTAAGGCTTGTCATAGTGCATTTGAATCGTTCCAACAACAATGGGCTTCCTATCCAGGAGCGATTGATGTTTGGACAAGGAACTTTCATCATGTTGAGCAACTCTATGATTATGGAAGTGCTATCCGTAAAGTTATGTACACAACCAATGCGGTTGAGAGTATTCACTCCAGCTTCAGAAAGGTAACCAAAAAAGGAGCATTCCCCAACGAGAACGCCCTTTTAAAAGTCTTATATTTACGCGTGACCGAACTTGAGAAAAAATGGGAAGGTGGCTATATCCAAAGCTGGCCAATGGTTATGAACCAACTCCTCCTACATGAAAATCTTAAGGATAGGGTTTTAAAGTATCTTGAGTAA
- a CDS encoding ABC transporter ATP-binding protein, with product MTEEKLLEVKDLKKHFKAGRNKTTKAVDGITFDIHKGETFGLVGESGCGKSTTGRTIIRLYEATDGQVKFNNESVHGKKSKNELAKFNQKMQMIFQDPSSSLNPRMTVMDIIAEGLDVHKLVKGQDERKARVEELLETVGLNKEHASRFPHEFSGGQRQRIGIARALAVKPEFIIADEPISALDVSIQAQVVNLLKKLQDEQGLTYLFIAHDLSMVKYISDRIGVMYFGNMVELADSDELYKNPIHPYTKSLLSAIPLPDPAYERTRERFSYDPTVHDLSEQPEFREVTPRHWVRCTAKEFEQYKAEQESK from the coding sequence GTGACAGAAGAGAAACTATTGGAAGTAAAGGATTTAAAGAAACATTTCAAAGCAGGAAGAAACAAAACGACGAAAGCTGTAGATGGAATAACCTTTGATATTCATAAAGGAGAAACCTTTGGATTAGTTGGCGAGTCCGGCTGTGGCAAATCTACAACAGGCAGAACCATTATACGTTTGTATGAAGCTACCGATGGACAAGTTAAGTTCAATAATGAGAGTGTTCATGGCAAAAAGTCTAAGAATGAACTTGCAAAATTCAACCAAAAGATGCAAATGATTTTCCAGGATCCATCTTCTTCATTAAATCCAAGAATGACGGTAATGGACATTATTGCTGAAGGGTTGGATGTTCATAAATTAGTTAAAGGCCAAGATGAACGCAAGGCTAGGGTAGAAGAATTACTGGAAACAGTTGGCTTAAACAAGGAGCATGCTTCCCGTTTTCCACATGAATTTAGTGGGGGACAAAGGCAGCGAATTGGAATTGCGCGTGCACTTGCTGTGAAGCCTGAGTTCATTATTGCAGATGAGCCGATCTCTGCGTTGGATGTTTCCATTCAAGCGCAAGTAGTAAACCTACTTAAGAAATTACAGGACGAACAGGGCTTAACGTATTTGTTTATTGCCCATGATCTCTCGATGGTGAAATATATCAGCGATCGTATAGGTGTTATGTATTTTGGTAATATGGTAGAGCTTGCGGATAGTGATGAATTATATAAAAATCCGATCCATCCCTACACTAAATCTCTATTATCTGCCATACCGCTACCCGATCCGGCATATGAACGTACGCGTGAACGTTTCAGCTATGACCCCACCGTCCATGATTTATCGGAGCAACCGGAATTCAGAGAGGTCACACCAAGACACTGGGTACGTTGCACAGCAAAAGAATTTGAACAATACAAAGCAGAACAAGAGAGTAAATAA
- the opp3C gene encoding oligopeptide ABC transporter permease, translated as MDNNNNNKNEIPKELLVPLKSEEDTSEEIAKPSRTFMQDARRTLFKSKPAMIALVALVLIILMSIVGPFLNDYGYDDQDLSRTKMPPRIPVLENISWLGFDGTLSSSFEGESVEAATQDAVMQYDNNEEYIDIEVIDEGDGSENSAEIDATYHVYHAQDMADTYFWVGTDSLGRDQWTRLWEGTRVSLVIAFVAAAIDLLIGVAYGGISAYFGGRVDNVMQRILEIMIGIPNLVIILLMMLVLPPGILSIIIALSITGWTGMARIVRGEVLKLKNQEFVLASRTLGQSNSKVIVKHLLPNISGIIIINTMFTIPSAIFFEAFLSFIGLGIPAPEASLGTLINTGFDNLRQFPFLLLYPAILISVIMIAFNILADGLRDAFDPKMHK; from the coding sequence ATGGATAACAATAATAATAATAAAAACGAAATTCCAAAAGAACTTCTCGTACCATTAAAAAGTGAAGAAGATACGAGTGAAGAGATTGCAAAGCCAAGTAGAACATTTATGCAAGATGCAAGAAGAACGCTATTTAAAAGTAAACCGGCAATGATAGCCTTAGTAGCTTTAGTACTGATTATACTGATGAGTATTGTTGGTCCTTTTCTAAATGATTACGGTTATGATGACCAGGATTTATCGCGAACAAAAATGCCGCCACGCATACCTGTCTTGGAGAACATCTCTTGGCTTGGATTTGATGGCACATTAAGTAGTTCATTTGAAGGAGAATCTGTTGAAGCGGCAACTCAAGATGCCGTGATGCAGTACGATAACAACGAGGAATACATTGACATTGAGGTCATTGATGAAGGTGACGGAAGTGAGAATTCTGCCGAAATCGATGCAACCTATCATGTATATCATGCACAGGATATGGCCGATACCTATTTCTGGGTTGGTACAGATTCATTAGGACGTGATCAATGGACACGCTTATGGGAAGGTACAAGAGTATCCCTTGTTATTGCATTTGTGGCCGCAGCGATTGACCTTCTAATCGGGGTTGCTTATGGTGGAATTTCTGCCTATTTTGGAGGCAGAGTGGATAATGTGATGCAGCGTATACTGGAAATTATGATCGGTATTCCGAACTTGGTGATTATTCTTCTGATGATGCTGGTCCTTCCTCCCGGTATTTTATCGATCATTATTGCATTATCGATAACCGGCTGGACGGGAATGGCCCGGATTGTAAGGGGCGAGGTATTGAAACTGAAAAACCAGGAATTTGTCCTTGCATCCAGGACGCTTGGTCAATCAAATAGCAAAGTAATCGTGAAACATTTGTTACCGAATATTAGTGGGATCATCATTATAAATACGATGTTTACCATTCCAAGTGCCATTTTCTTTGAAGCATTCTTGAGCTTTATCGGACTCGGAATTCCAGCTCCGGAGGCATCACTTGGTACACTGATTAACACTGGGTTTGACAATCTCAGACAATTCCCATTCTTGCTGTTGTATCCTGCGATTTTAATATCTGTTATTATGATTGCATTTAATATACTGGCTGATGGATTACGAGATGCATTTGACCCGAAAATGCATAAATAA
- a CDS encoding NAD(P)H-dependent flavin oxidoreductase, translating to MNSFLRMVNVEVPIIQAGMAGGITTPELVAAVANKGALGTIGAGYMNGTALKTLVQQVKQLTNKPFSVNLFTVSLEASSTNAQDMQELLDNYRGELGIENSSRAVKVYDYLQEKIDIIIEEKIPIVSTAFGVLSSVLVERLKSKQLEQAGYDIVVAQGYEAGGHRGTFDMLEYPDGYDIGLIVLVQSLVENLSVPVIAAGGIHTSNQTAALFKMGVSGVQLGTRFLMAKEAGTNKSYRRALLQANMEDTVVTKVFSGRPARAITNRFVREVGASNVDLLPFPIQNELTKDIRAAGKELGVAGFQSLWAGQGVGAIKKEETVEEIIDDLVGEGIAD from the coding sequence GTGAATTCTTTTTTGAGGATGGTTAATGTGGAGGTCCCGATCATTCAAGCTGGCATGGCGGGAGGGATAACGACACCCGAACTTGTGGCAGCTGTAGCGAATAAGGGTGCTTTAGGTACAATTGGTGCGGGATACATGAACGGTACTGCGTTGAAAACTCTGGTTCAACAGGTGAAGCAATTGACGAATAAGCCTTTTTCTGTAAATCTATTTACGGTTAGTCTGGAAGCTTCCTCGACGAATGCGCAGGATATGCAGGAGCTATTAGATAACTATAGAGGGGAGCTAGGAATAGAAAATAGTAGTAGGGCGGTAAAGGTATATGACTATTTACAGGAAAAGATAGACATTATCATAGAGGAAAAGATACCAATTGTTAGTACAGCATTTGGTGTATTATCCTCAGTCTTGGTTGAGCGGCTGAAATCGAAGCAGCTTGAACAGGCCGGTTATGACATTGTTGTTGCACAAGGATATGAAGCTGGTGGCCATCGAGGGACTTTTGATATGTTGGAATATCCAGATGGCTATGATATAGGACTTATCGTTCTAGTGCAATCCTTAGTAGAAAATCTTTCTGTACCTGTGATTGCGGCTGGCGGTATACATACATCGAATCAAACAGCAGCTTTATTCAAAATGGGTGTCTCGGGTGTCCAATTGGGCACAAGGTTTTTAATGGCAAAAGAAGCAGGGACGAACAAGTCTTATCGCCGAGCCTTGTTACAAGCGAACATGGAAGATACGGTTGTGACAAAAGTATTCTCGGGACGGCCAGCGCGGGCTATTACTAATCGGTTTGTTCGAGAAGTAGGAGCGAGTAATGTTGATTTACTGCCATTTCCGATCCAGAATGAGTTGACGAAGGATATACGAGCAGCAGGTAAGGAATTGGGTGTTGCGGGTTTTCAATCATTGTGGGCTGGGCAGGGTGTAGGTGCGATTAAGAAGGAAGAAACAGTTGAGGAGATTATTGATGATTTAGTTGGTGAGGGCATTGCTGATTAG
- a CDS encoding long-chain fatty acid--CoA ligase — protein MMEAPLTVGSMLERAEKFFPKKQVISQTHDKLHYLTYADIGQRTRRLMSVLHELGVQKGDRVGTLAWNHHRHLEIYFGAPGIGAVLHTINIRLSPEHIIYIINHAEDKILFIDEDVLPLIEKIQDQLTTVEAFVVMTDKSELPESGLNPLYSYEELLQSGDPTHPFIEGIDENDTAGMCYTSATTGKPKGVTYSHRGIVLHSFALGIADTAGLSESDVAMPVVPQFHVNAWGIPFASTWFGSTQVMPGPRFTPKRLAQFIEKFGVTVTAGVPTIWLGLLRELEQENYDTSSLRMVLCGGSAAPLGVIKAFEEKHNIPFYHAYGATETTPVATFSRLKSYQQDLSDEERLEERARQGILVPGLDMKIIGNNGEVKWDDQEMGELLLRGPWIADEYYKDDRSENAFIDGWLHTGDVVTVDEEGTIKIVDRTKDLIKSGGEWISSVDIENALIAHDAIFEASVVAIPDAEWQECPIACVVLNEGLAVDGMKEEIIEFLRPQFAKFWLPDDVLFFDEAPKTSVGKFLKRELREQVKAEYNLQD, from the coding sequence ATGATGGAAGCTCCACTAACCGTAGGATCAATGCTTGAGCGAGCCGAGAAATTTTTCCCGAAAAAGCAAGTCATCTCACAAACACATGACAAGCTGCACTACCTTACCTATGCAGATATCGGACAGCGGACACGCCGGTTGATGAGTGTATTACATGAGCTCGGCGTACAAAAAGGAGACCGCGTTGGTACCTTAGCCTGGAATCATCACAGGCATCTGGAGATTTATTTTGGTGCACCTGGAATTGGCGCCGTATTGCACACCATCAATATTCGCCTGTCACCTGAACACATTATTTACATCATCAACCATGCGGAAGATAAAATTCTATTTATTGATGAAGATGTTTTGCCCCTTATTGAAAAGATACAGGATCAGCTTACGACCGTTGAAGCATTTGTTGTTATGACAGATAAAAGCGAGCTTCCTGAATCTGGACTGAATCCATTATACTCCTATGAAGAATTACTGCAATCCGGTGATCCAACACACCCATTTATTGAAGGAATCGATGAAAATGACACGGCGGGAATGTGTTACACATCTGCGACAACTGGCAAACCAAAAGGCGTCACTTACTCCCATCGCGGAATTGTCCTGCATAGCTTTGCACTCGGAATCGCCGATACTGCCGGCCTTTCGGAATCAGATGTAGCCATGCCTGTTGTGCCACAGTTCCATGTTAACGCCTGGGGAATCCCATTTGCCAGTACGTGGTTTGGCAGCACACAAGTTATGCCAGGGCCGCGTTTTACACCAAAACGGCTCGCCCAGTTCATTGAAAAATTTGGCGTTACCGTAACAGCAGGTGTCCCTACGATCTGGTTGGGACTGTTACGTGAATTGGAACAGGAAAACTACGACACATCCAGTTTGCGAATGGTATTATGCGGTGGTTCAGCAGCGCCGCTCGGGGTTATTAAAGCATTTGAGGAAAAACATAACATCCCGTTTTATCATGCATATGGCGCAACAGAGACAACACCAGTTGCAACGTTTTCCCGGTTAAAAAGCTATCAGCAGGATTTAAGCGATGAAGAGAGGCTGGAGGAACGTGCCAGACAAGGCATTCTAGTACCAGGGCTGGATATGAAAATCATCGGTAACAACGGCGAGGTCAAATGGGATGACCAAGAAATGGGTGAGCTTCTCTTGCGCGGACCGTGGATTGCTGATGAATATTACAAAGACGACCGAAGCGAGAACGCCTTCATCGACGGCTGGCTCCACACCGGGGATGTTGTAACCGTGGACGAGGAAGGAACGATCAAAATCGTTGACCGTACAAAAGATCTGATCAAAAGCGGTGGCGAGTGGATTTCATCGGTCGATATTGAAAACGCCCTCATTGCGCATGATGCAATTTTTGAAGCAAGCGTTGTAGCAATCCCAGACGCCGAGTGGCAGGAATGCCCTATTGCCTGTGTTGTATTAAACGAAGGACTCGCTGTAGATGGTATGAAGGAAGAAATAATCGAATTCCTGCGTCCACAATTTGCTAAATTCTGGTTGCCGGATGACGTGCTGTTTTTTGATGAGGCTCCAAAGACGTCTGTAGGGAAGTTTTTGAAGCGTGAGTTGCGTGAACAGGTGAAGGCGGAATATAATTTGCAGGATTAG
- a CDS encoding MATE family efflux transporter, producing MPKQQDFTEGNILKQLIIFSGPIMLTNLLQTSYQFADSLWVGNLLGADALGAVSISGVIIFTVLSFVIGLNNAALAILSQQKGQDNEAGLKRYLNAFVVILTIMAVTLGTAGFVFAEGLLGLMGTPEDMMAEAAAYLQINFLGILFLFGYNFISTVLRALGDSKTPLRFVTIAVVMNIVINPLFIAGFNLGVEGAAYATIVSQGAAFIYGIVYVLYRKLAPFSFPTLPSRQEVGLILNLGIPSGLQMAVISAGSAAIMSVVTTFGGPVVAGFSASQRLDSLVMLPAQALGVAVSSMAGQNIGVRNWSRVRSIAKYGVLYNFSVMLVIGIIVVLFAEYGVRLFIQEEDAVQFGTRYLQIIALCYPFLGINFILNGIVRAAGAMYQVLALNIISFWVLRYPLTALFSRLFGDTGIAIGMGASFIVSSMAAYLYYRFGKWREKELFAKSG from the coding sequence TTGCCGAAACAACAGGATTTTACAGAAGGAAATATATTGAAACAATTAATCATTTTCTCAGGCCCAATTATGCTTACGAATCTCCTGCAGACGTCGTACCAATTTGCAGATAGTTTATGGGTTGGAAATTTGCTCGGGGCAGATGCATTAGGTGCTGTGTCCATATCGGGTGTTATTATTTTCACCGTCCTGTCATTTGTTATTGGCCTGAATAATGCAGCACTGGCGATACTGTCACAGCAAAAGGGGCAGGATAACGAAGCTGGCCTAAAACGATATCTTAATGCTTTTGTGGTGATTTTGACGATTATGGCTGTGACACTGGGAACGGCTGGATTTGTATTTGCGGAAGGGCTTCTTGGCTTGATGGGGACTCCGGAGGACATGATGGCAGAGGCGGCGGCTTATTTGCAGATTAATTTTCTCGGGATATTATTTCTGTTTGGATATAATTTTATCAGTACGGTGCTTCGTGCACTGGGCGACAGTAAAACGCCACTGCGATTTGTGACTATTGCCGTTGTGATGAATATCGTCATTAATCCACTGTTTATAGCTGGGTTTAATCTCGGGGTAGAGGGAGCAGCGTATGCAACGATTGTTTCACAGGGGGCTGCGTTTATATACGGAATCGTTTATGTATTGTACCGTAAGCTAGCACCATTCAGTTTCCCGACATTACCTTCCCGGCAGGAGGTTGGATTGATTTTAAATCTGGGAATTCCGTCCGGTCTGCAAATGGCCGTTATTTCTGCTGGTTCAGCGGCTATCATGAGTGTTGTGACAACATTTGGAGGGCCTGTGGTTGCGGGCTTCAGTGCCTCGCAACGATTGGATAGCCTGGTGATGCTGCCGGCTCAAGCTTTGGGAGTTGCTGTTAGTAGTATGGCAGGGCAAAACATTGGTGTACGGAATTGGTCAAGGGTGAGAAGTATTGCCAAATATGGCGTTCTGTATAATTTTTCTGTTATGCTTGTTATAGGAATTATCGTAGTCCTTTTTGCAGAATATGGAGTGCGACTTTTCATCCAGGAGGAAGATGCCGTCCAATTTGGCACAAGATACCTGCAAATTATTGCATTATGTTATCCATTTTTAGGGATTAACTTTATTTTAAATGGAATTGTCCGTGCAGCGGGAGCGATGTATCAGGTACTTGCGTTAAATATTATCTCTTTCTGGGTACTGCGCTATCCGTTGACAGCACTATTTTCAAGA
- the opp3b gene encoding oligopeptide ABC transporter permease translates to MVRYILKRIMYMAITLFLIASLSFFLMKMLPGSPLNADDKLSEEQQAIVLEQYGLNDPVPIQYVNYLGGLVQGDLGISFAFDNTPVTDILLDRMGPSIQLGFQALVIGTILGILFGLIAAISHNGVLDYTSTVIAVLGTSIPSFVLAGLLQWVFAVNLEWLPVALWQGWEYSILPTIALMIFPMATAARFTRTEMLEVLGSNFITTARAKGVSEYGIIFKHGMRNALIPLVTVMGPMAVSLMTGTLVIEEIFAVPGIGEQFVNSVMVNDYPTIMGTTLLFAFLFVAIILVIDLLYGLIDPRIRITGGDS, encoded by the coding sequence ATGGTACGATATATATTAAAGCGGATCATGTACATGGCTATTACCTTATTCCTAATCGCTTCTCTTTCATTCTTTCTTATGAAAATGTTGCCGGGAAGTCCGCTTAATGCAGATGATAAATTAAGTGAAGAGCAACAAGCTATCGTACTTGAACAATATGGATTAAATGACCCGGTACCGATTCAATATGTGAATTATCTTGGAGGTCTCGTGCAAGGTGATTTAGGCATTTCATTTGCTTTTGATAACACACCGGTAACTGATATTTTACTAGATAGAATGGGGCCCTCTATCCAATTAGGTTTCCAGGCACTGGTTATTGGTACAATTTTAGGGATCCTTTTTGGCTTAATCGCAGCTATATCCCACAATGGTGTGCTTGATTATACCTCAACAGTTATTGCTGTTTTAGGTACTTCGATTCCTTCCTTTGTTCTTGCGGGCCTTCTGCAATGGGTCTTTGCAGTTAATTTGGAGTGGCTCCCTGTGGCATTATGGCAAGGATGGGAGTATTCGATACTGCCGACGATTGCTCTGATGATATTCCCGATGGCGACCGCTGCCAGGTTTACCAGAACGGAGATGCTCGAAGTACTTGGTTCAAATTTTATAACGACCGCACGAGCAAAGGGTGTCAGTGAATATGGTATTATTTTCAAACACGGAATGCGTAACGCACTCATACCATTAGTTACAGTTATGGGCCCAATGGCCGTTAGTCTTATGACTGGAACATTAGTTATTGAAGAAATTTTTGCTGTTCCTGGGATAGGTGAACAATTTGTAAATTCGGTAATGGTAAATGATTACCCGACAATTATGGGGACAACATTACTCTTTGCCTTTTTATTTGTAGCTATCATTTTAGTCATCGATCTCCTGTATGGATTAATTGATCCTAGAATCAGAATTACGGGAGGAGATAGTTAA